AAATCAGAATGAGTACTGGTGCACCAATAATTGCGGTACTAATAAAAAAGTTTGAGTAGCCAAAGTGATTTACAAAGACGCCGGAGAATCCAGCTAACCACTTTGGTAATAAGAGCATCATCGAACTAAACAATGCGTACTGTGTTGCGGAGTACTGAATATTCGTTAATGCTGATAAGAAAGCAATGAACGCAGCTGTTGCAATACCGGAGCTCAGGTTATCTGCAGAGATTACCCAAATCAAGCCATGCAAGTCATGGCCCTGAGTCGCAAGCCAAGCAAATAACAGGTTGCTGACGGCCGATAAAATTGCACCTAGAAATAAAATGCGCATCACTCCGAAGCGCAATGTGAGTACACCGCCAACAAAAGCGCCAACCAATGTCATCACCACACCAAAGACCTTGCTCACTGCCGCTACCTCATCTTTGGTGTAGCCCATATCGACATAAAACGGATTGGCCATAATGCCCATCACCACATCACTAATACGATAGATGGCGATTAAAGACAAAATCAAAATAGCGTGCCAACCATAGCGCTTAATAAAATCTGCAAATGGCTCAATCAAAGTTTGATGTAACCATGCTTTTGCATTACGAGCTTTTGCAAGCTCAATACGTACAGGCTCTTTACTAAACAAGGTAGTGACCACACCGACGCCAATCGAGAGCGCCATACAAAGATAAGCAAATTGCCAGGCAGCCGGATCATAGCCAGCAACACCAGCTTCAGCGCGAGCTGCCAACCAGAGTACGCCAGCACCAGACCAAATTAAGGCAAGTCTGTAGCCTGTTTGATACGTAGCGGCTAATGCCGCTTGATGATCGCTATCAGCAGATTCAATTCGGAAAGCATCTAAAGCAATGTCCTGCGTTGCAGAACCAAAAGCGACTAGGAGTGCACACCAAACAATTGGTGTGAGCTGAACCTTAGGATCGATACTGGCCATACCGATCAGGCCAAGAATAATTAGTAGCTGCGCAAAAAGCAGCCAGCTACGCCTTCTACCAAACAATCTTGATAAGACAGGTATGGATAGTCGATCTACTAAAGGGGCCCACATCCACTTAAAGGCATAGATCAAGCCAACCCAGGTGAGGTAGCCAATAGTGCTGCGATCAATACCCGCTTCTCTTAGCCAAAAGCTCAGTGTCCCCAAAATAAGGAGTAGGGGTAGTCCAGCGGAGAAGCCCAAGAAGAGCATTCGGAGGCAAGGCCATTCGAGATAAACCCGAAAATCTTTTAGCCAGGACTGAGCACTACTAAGCACGTCGAACGCGGAACAGCGCTAGGCTTCCAAAAAGATTGGGCATCAGGGTAACTTGTCGCCCCTCATGCAAGATACATTGATCCAGAATCTGTAAGCCCAAGCTCGAGGCTAGCTTTTCAAAATCAGCGACTGTAAGAACTCGCACATTAGGTGTGTTGTACCACTGGTAAGGCAAGCTCTTGGAGACGGGCATACGACCAAAGCCAACGGCTAGACGATGAGACCAATGGCCAAAGTTTGGGAAAGAGACAACTGACTCTTTGCCGACCCGAACCACTTCACGCAAAATCTTTTCAGTTTCGTGAATGGTTTGTAGTGTTTGTGAGAGCACCACTGTATCAAAGCTATTGTCCTCAAAGAGTGCTAGGCCCCCTTCAAGATTTTGCTGAATGACGTTCAAACCTTTTTGCACGCAAGATAGTACGCGCGCATCATCTATCTCAACTCCGTAGGCATGAACAGGCTTTTTCTTTTGCAAATACTCTAAGAAGCTACCATCGCCACAACCGAGGTCAAGTACTTCACTATTGGGCGCAATCCAATTCGCTATTGCGGCAAAGTCTGCGCGCTTCATGATTTGGCCTCTAGCATTTGTTCAAAATAAGCACGAATCAAATTGTGATAACGCGGATCATCCAATAAGAAAGCATCATGCCCGTGTGGCGCATCAATCTCCGCATAACTGACCTCACTCTTATTGCTGAGTAAAGACTCCACAATCTCACGACTGCGATTGGGTGGGAAGCGCCAATCGGTAGAAAAGCTGACGACTAAAAACTTAGCCTGCACTTCAGCTAGGGCACGATTTAAGCTGCCCTCATAACGACGAGAAGGATCAAAATAATCTAGCGCCCTGGTAATCAGCAAATAAGTATTGGCATCAAAGTAAGTAGAAAACTTATCGCCTTGATGGCGCAAATAACTTTCCACCTCAAATTCCACATCAAAGCTGAAGCGGTAGTCATGAGACTCGCCATTCGGTCTTTGAAGCTCGCGCCCAAACTTTTCTGCCATATCGTCGTCAGACAGATAAGTGATGTGGCCAACCATGCGAGCTAGTCTAAGGCCGCGCTTTGGCACTACGCCATGTTCGTAGTAGTTGCCACCATGAAAATCAGGATCAGACAAAATGGCATTGCGCGCCACTTCATTAAATGCGATGTTCTGTGCACTTAGTTTTGGTGTCGAGGCAATTACCAAGCAATGGGCAAGTCGTTTTGGGAACTGAATAGACCAAGCTAATGCCTGCATTCCACCCAAGCTTCCACCCATTACCGCAGCAAAACGGCGAATGCCCAACTTGTCAGCCAAGCGTGCCTGGGTGTTCACCCAGTCCTCAACTGTAATAACCGGAAAGTCTGCACCATACGGCTTGCTAGTAGCGGGATTAATACTCATTGGCCCGGTGGATCCAAAGCAAGAACCTAAATTATTAACGCCAATAACAAAGAAATGGTTTGTATCTACCGGCTTGCCTGGCCCAATCATGTTGTCCCACCAGCCAATATCTTTTGCATCGTCGGGATTAGGGCCAGCCACATGGTGTGATGCGTTAAGTGCATGACAAACCAACACGGCATTACTTTTATCGGTATTGAGCTTACCGTAAGTTTCAATGACTAAATCGTAGCTCGATAAGATGGCGCCACTTTGCAAAGGCAAGGGCTCGGCAAAGTGGATAGTATTTCTAGAGAGATGTAGCTCGCTCATTCGGACAGGAGAATACGAAGACTAATATCAGATGCTTCCGTTGGAAGCTTCTTAAAGCCGCTACGGGCAAAACGGTGCCAGCGGCCCAAGACATAACTCATCAACATCGCCGCACGAATGCTGACCTCATCCTGAGATACATTTGCCCAAGCACCGCCCTGGGTTTGAGCAATACGGAGCGCCTGCTTTAAGGACGCCTCTACACGATCAAGAACTTGCGTAATACGCTCTTGTAAACGATCGTCTTCTTGCAACAAAGCATCGCCCAAAAGAACACGGGTCATACCTGGATTCTTTTCGGCGAAGAATAAAAGCATCTGCAAAATACCCCGGGCTTGCGCAAGGCCAGATTCTTCTTTTTGATTAATTTGATTAATCAAACCAAAAACAGTTTGCTCAATGAAGGAGATCAAGCCCTCAAACATCTGCGCTTTACTAGCGAAATGTCGATAGAGCGCCGCTTCTGAAACTTGAATTTTGGCCGCTAGGGCTGCAGTAGTTACGCGCTCACCCTTAGGGTTTTGCAACATCTCGGCTAATACTTGCAAGATTTGTAAGCGGCGCTCACCAGGACGCGGACGCTTGCGTGCCTTACCCTCTTCAGCAACTGTTGCTTCAATCTCTGATGCAGTAGGGTCTAAGGAATCACGCATGTCTATATCTCTTATTGGTCTCTTAGCGGGAGCGAATCATTGTTCCAAAAGCCTGCTCTGTCAGAATTTCTAACAATAAAGAGTGCTCAATGCGTCCATCAATAATGTGAACTGAATTCACGCCACTCTTTGCCGCATCCAATGCAGAGGAAATCTTCGGCAACATTCCGCCCGAGATCGTGCCATCAGCAAAAAGGCCATCAATTTCACGCGCAGTCAGGTCAGTTAAGAGCGTACCGCTTTTATCCATCACACCAGGGATATTAGTCATCATGACCAATTTCTCTGCATGCAAAATTTCCGCCATCTTGCCAGCGACTAAGTCAGCATTAATGTTGTATGCCTGACCTTCTTCGCTAAATCCAATTGGAGATATCACTGGAATAAATGCATCGTCTTGCAATGCTTTAACAACTGCCGGATTAATGGCTTCGATTTCACCAACAAAACCCAAATCAATTGTTCCGCCAGCTTTCTTTTCATCGGCAACTAGCATCTTCTTTGCACGAATCAAGCCCCCATCTTTACCAGTCAAGCCAACTGCCTGACCGCCAAAGTGATTGATTAACATCACGATGTCTTGCTGCACTTCGCCACCGAGAACCCACTCCACCACTTCCATGGTTTCTTCGTCGGTCACACGCATACCCTGAATAAAAGTACCGGTCTTACCAATCTTCTTAAGGGCTTCATCAATTTGTGGGCCACCACCGTGCACCACGACTGGGTTCATACCAACCAGCTTGAGCAAGATGACATCACGCGCAAAACTTTCTTTGAGGCGCTCCTCAACCATCGCATTCCCGCCGTACTTAATCACAATAGTCTTACCGTGATACGCACGAATGTAAGGCAAAGCCTCGGCCAAAATCTCCGCTTTTAATAAAGGAGGAATTTCGCTAATAGATGGGGATTGCTTAGTCATTGCTACTTTTATATTCAGTCTAGTAATTAATCGCCAAACAACTTTTGACGAAGCTCACGGCGCTCTTGCGCCTCGAGAGAGAGGTTGGCTGTTGGACGCGCAAT
The window above is part of the beta proteobacterium CB genome. Proteins encoded here:
- a CDS encoding major facilitator transporter, translating into MLFLGFSAGLPLLLILGTLSFWLREAGIDRSTIGYLTWVGLIYAFKWMWAPLVDRLSIPVLSRLFGRRRSWLLFAQLLIILGLIGMASIDPKVQLTPIVWCALLVAFGSATQDIALDAFRIESADSDHQAALAATYQTGYRLALIWSGAGVLWLAARAEAGVAGYDPAAWQFAYLCMALSIGVGVVTTLFSKEPVRIELAKARNAKAWLHQTLIEPFADFIKRYGWHAILILSLIAIYRISDVVMGIMANPFYVDMGYTKDEVAAVSKVFGVVMTLVGAFVGGVLTLRFGVMRILFLGAILSAVSNLLFAWLATQGHDLHGLIWVISADNLSSGIATAAFIAFLSALTNIQYSATQYALFSSMMLLLPKWLAGFSGVFVNHFGYSNFFISTAIIGAPVLILIWLTIHFKVVEFKKHDTQVAK
- a CDS encoding Methionine biosynthesis protein MetW, which codes for MKRADFAAIANWIAPNSEVLDLGCGDGSFLEYLQKKKPVHAYGVEIDDARVLSCVQKGLNVIQQNLEGGLALFEDNSFDTVVLSQTLQTIHETEKILREVVRVGKESVVSFPNFGHWSHRLAVGFGRMPVSKSLPYQWYNTPNVRVLTVADFEKLASSLGLQILDQCILHEGRQVTLMPNLFGSLALFRVRRA
- the metX gene encoding Homoserine O-acetyltransferase, which gives rise to MSELHLSRNTIHFAEPLPLQSGAILSSYDLVIETYGKLNTDKSNAVLVCHALNASHHVAGPNPDDAKDIGWWDNMIGPGKPVDTNHFFVIGVNNLGSCFGSTGPMSINPATSKPYGADFPVITVEDWVNTQARLADKLGIRRFAAVMGGSLGGMQALAWSIQFPKRLAHCLVIASTPKLSAQNIAFNEVARNAILSDPDFHGGNYYEHGVVPKRGLRLARMVGHITYLSDDDMAEKFGRELQRPNGESHDYRFSFDVEFEVESYLRHQGDKFSTYFDANTYLLITRALDYFDPSRRYEGSLNRALAEVQAKFLVVSFSTDWRFPPNRSREIVESLLSNKSEVSYAEIDAPHGHDAFLLDDPRYHNLIRAYFEQMLEAKS
- the slmA gene encoding nucleoid occlusion protein, producing the protein MRDSLDPTASEIEATVAEEGKARKRPRPGERRLQILQVLAEMLQNPKGERVTTAALAAKIQVSEAALYRHFASKAQMFEGLISFIEQTVFGLINQINQKEESGLAQARGILQMLLFFAEKNPGMTRVLLGDALLQEDDRLQERITQVLDRVEASLKQALRIAQTQGGAWANVSQDEVSIRAAMLMSYVLGRWHRFARSGFKKLPTEASDISLRILLSE
- a CDS encoding Acetylglutamate kinase yields the protein MTKQSPSISEIPPLLKAEILAEALPYIRAYHGKTIVIKYGGNAMVEERLKESFARDVILLKLVGMNPVVVHGGGPQIDEALKKIGKTGTFIQGMRVTDEETMEVVEWVLGGEVQQDIVMLINHFGGQAVGLTGKDGGLIRAKKMLVADEKKAGGTIDLGFVGEIEAINPAVVKALQDDAFIPVISPIGFSEEGQAYNINADLVAGKMAEILHAEKLVMMTNIPGVMDKSGTLLTDLTAREIDGLFADGTISGGMLPKISSALDAAKSGVNSVHIIDGRIEHSLLLEILTEQAFGTMIRSR